A region of Dermochelys coriacea isolate rDerCor1 chromosome 1, rDerCor1.pri.v4, whole genome shotgun sequence DNA encodes the following proteins:
- the LOC119863828 gene encoding olfactory receptor 52B2-like, producing MAFDRYVAMCDPLRHSTTLTNSTMAKIGLAMVLRRGMLVLPSLLLERQWTCCRTNIIPHSYCEHVAVVKLACADIRVSSYYSVSPAFCLIGLDSFFIAKSYTQILRAIFSLPTKDARVKTLGTCSSHLCTILAFYVPGLFFLLTHGFG from the coding sequence ATGGCTTTTGATCGCTATGTAGCCATGTGCGATCCCCTGAGACATTCTACCACACTGACAAACTCCACGATGGCCAAGATTGGACTGGCCATGGTGCTTCGTAGAGGCATGCTTGtactgccctctctcctcctggAGAGACAGTGGACATGTTGCAGAACCAACATCATCCCCCACTCATACTGCGAGCACGTAGCTGTGGTGAAGCTGGCCTGTGCCGATATCCGCGTCAGTAGTTATTACAGCGTCTCTCCGGCATTCTGTTTGATCGGTCTGGATTCATTTTTTATTGCCAAATCCTATACTCAGATTCTGAGGGCCATCTTCAGTCTCCCAACAAAGGATGCCCGGGTCAAGACTTTggggacctgcagctcccacctgtGTACCATCTTAGCCTTTTACGTTCCCggtctcttcttcctcctcacacATGGGTTTGGCTAG